The Lycium barbarum isolate Lr01 chromosome 9, ASM1917538v2, whole genome shotgun sequence genome has a segment encoding these proteins:
- the LOC132611995 gene encoding uncharacterized protein LOC132611995 produces MHHIIPPTEAATKAKIDALRAADPELYDRLDAAVLQWIYGTISLELLQAILVKDDTAAKAWQRLEAIFQDNKGSRATHLEEELAAVSLEIFSSADAYCNHVKTLADRLADVDAPVANSRLVLRLIGGLPEAYSGTMDFFQNQDPLPPFESVRSRIKLAERTLKNRLSKEAGGNAAFIASTGGAQPGNMEHVNSNSQNNFSSSSNHGRNNNNKNKKKNNNGRNNGQNRNNGRGGGGQNGGRGTNQ; encoded by the coding sequence ATGCATCACATTATCCCTCCTACAGAGGCCGCGACTAAGGCCAAAATTGATGCCTTACGGGCAGCTGATCCTGAACTCTATGATCGTCTTGATGCGGCAGTCCTACAGTGGATATATGGTACGATCTCTCTTGAATTACTTCAAGCCATATTGGTGAAGGATGACACCGCGGCGAAAGCTTGGCAGAGGTTGGAGGCCATCTTTCAAGATAACAAGGGTTCCAGGGCAACCCATCTCGAGGAAGAACTTGCTGCTGTCTCTCTCGAAATTTTTTCAAGTGCGGATGCGTATTGCAACCACGTGAAAACCTTGGCGGACAGGCTGGCTGATGTGGATGCTCCGGTGGCAAATAGTCGCCTTGTCTTGCGGCTCATTGGTGGTCTTCCAGAGGCCTACTCTGGCACGATGGATTTTTTCCAAAATCAGGACCCATTACCACCTTTTGAAAGCGTTCGATCCCGAATAAAACTGGCGGAACGTACTCTAAAAAACCGTCTCTCCAAAGAAGCCGGCGGGAATGCTGCTTTTATTGCCTCTACTGGCGGTGCCCAACCAGGTAACATGGAACATGTTAACTCTAATTCTCAGAATAATTTTTCTTCAAGTTCCAATCATGGCAGAAACAATAAcaacaagaacaagaagaaaaataataatgGAAGGAACAATGGGCAAAACCGCAATAATGGTCGCGGTGGGGGTGGCCAGAACGGTGGCCGCGGCACCAACCAGTAG